A single genomic interval of Mangifera indica cultivar Alphonso chromosome 5, CATAS_Mindica_2.1, whole genome shotgun sequence harbors:
- the LOC123217142 gene encoding E3 ubiquitin-protein ligase RGLG5-like, with protein sequence MGGKSSKGSSGRYYSSRGSANSSWNNYGYPPSSYPPQSSYINTPQHHYAPPPSYGYGSQTPQPQRRLDRKFSRIDDNYQTLEQVTSALAHAGLESSNLIVGIDFTKSNEWTGARSFNRKSLHHIGQGQNPYEQAISIIGQTLSAFDEDNLIPCFGFGDASTHDQDVFSFYPDERFCDGFEEVLQRYREIVPSLRLAGPTSFAPIIHMAMTIVEQSGGQYHVLLIIADGQVTRSVDTHHGQLSPQEKKTIDAIVQASEFPLSIVLVGVGDGPWDMMKEFDDNIPARAFDNFQFVNFTEIMSKNMDPSRKQTEFALSALMEIPSQYKATLELGILGGKHGVNAPDRVPLPPPLYNASSFHRSSKPPSRSSSFQQARPPYSGYDAQAPGHSGYDSPVSTEPSSSSFYDNQICPICLTNPKDMAFGCGHQTCCDCGEDLQLCPICRNSIHTRIKLY encoded by the exons ATGGGAGGAAAAAGCTCAAAAGGGTCAAGTGGGAGATATTATTCTTCAAGAGGATCTGCTAATTCTTCGTGGAATAATTACGGCTACCCGCCATCGTCATATCCTCCACAGAGCTCATATATTAATACGCCCCAGCATCACTATGCGCCTCCTCCATCATATGGTTATGGATCCCAAACGCCCCAGCCACAAAGAAGATTAGATAGGAAGTTTTCAAGGATAGATGATAACTACCAGACTTTGGAACAG GTTACTTCTGCTCTTGCACATGCTGGCTTGGAGTCTTCTAATTTGATTGTTGGTATAGATTTCACAAAGAGCAATGAATGGACAG GTGCAAGGTCATTCAACCGGAAAAGTTTGCATCACATTGGACAGGGTCAAAATCCCTATGAACAAGCAATATCCATTATTGGACAAACTTTATCTGCTTTTGACGAGGATAATTTAATTCCTTGTTTTGGATTTGGAGATG CATCAACACATGATCAAGATGTCTTCAGTTTTTATCCAGATGAGAGATTCTGTGATGGATTTGAGGAAGTGCTGCAACGATATAGAGAAATCGTTCCCAGCCTTCGACTTGCAG GACCAACATCATTTGCACCCATTATTCATATGGCCATGACCATTGTTGAGCAAAGTGGTGGTCAGTACCATGTTTTGCTAATAATTGCTGATGGGCAG GTTACAAGAAGTGTTGATACACATCATGGTCAACTAAGCCCGCAAGAGAAAAAGACAATTGATGCAATTGTTCAAGCAAG CGAATTCCCATTGTCAATAGTTCTAGTGGGTGTTGGAGATGGGCCTTGGGACATGATGAAGGAGTTTGATGATAACATCCCTGCTCGAGCCTTTGATAATTTTCAG TTTGTGAACTTCACAGAGATAATGTCAAAGAACATGGATCCATCCAGGAAGCAGACGGAATTTGCTCTTTCAGCATTGATGGAAATACCTTCTCAATATAAAGCAACACTTGAGCTTGGCATACTAGG CGGCAAGCACGGAGTTAATGCTCCAGACAGGGTTCCTCTTCCCCCACCTTTGTATAATGCATCATCTTTCCATAGAAGCTCAAAACCACCATCACGCTCAAGCAGTTTTCAGCAAGCTAGACCTCCCTATTCTGGATATGATGCACAGGCACCTGGTCATTCTGGATATGATTCACCAGTCAGCACAGAACCATCTTCAAGTTCTTTTTATGATAACCAG ATATGCCCCATTTGTCTTACTAATCCAAAGGACATGGCCTTTGGCTGTGGACATCAG ACTTGCTGTGATTGTGGGGAAGACCTCCAGTTATGCCCCATTTGTCGGAACTCAATCCACACTAGAATCAAGCTCTATTAA